Below is a genomic region from Desulfovibrio intestinalis.
TAAGGGGAAACAAGTGATGCGTATCCTCATTTTCCCTTTGCTGCTCATGGTGCTACTGGCTTCGGGCTGTGCGGGGCGTGGGTCTGTGGGTTCCTATTGTGGCCCTCTGGCGGAAGGCAAGACCGTTGCTGCTATTGCCGCCGATGCCGTGGACTTACTATCAAACCTGTATCCTCCGGGGCATACCGCCGTCCACCTCGTCCCGGCCAAAAATGTAGAAAATACTTTTGTACAAGACTTTGAAGGTGGTTTACGGACAAAAGGCTTTACGCTGGCTCCCGATGCGCGGGCTGATGCTGTGGCAGTGGCCTACACGTTGGATGCGCTTTCCGAGAAAGGCGAAGAACGCACATGGTATCTGCAACTCCGCATTTTTGACAGCAAAACAGATGGCATATCCATCGCACGGGCCTACACCCCCAGCGGCCAGCCGGAAGCCGGACAAAGTCGCACGGAAACCGCACTCAAGCGTTCCATGCTGGAAGAAGTCACGGACACCACCCGCAACGCTCTTTTCGAGTAGGGGGCGATATGTCTGCTACAAGCCCCAACAGTCTGGAACCGACAAAAACGATCAATGCCGCCCGCATGAGCAAGTGGCCGCTCTATGCCGTGCTGCTGGCCGGGCTGCTCCTGTTCGGCATACTGGTTTACAGCGTGAACTTTGCCCACAATCAGGAAGAGGAACAAGGCGGCACTCCCAAGGTAGATATCAAGGAGGAAGAAAAACCGCTGCTGATGGGTGAAGGGCGCGGCCTTGCCTTGGCTCCCCCTGCTGGTTCACCCGCTGTCATGCAGCCGGATAGACCTACGCAGAATGTCGCAAGCCGGGAACCGCTGATCGTGGTGCAATCCGACAAAGGCCAGTCCGACAACTACCGGCAGGAATTGGAAAACCTCCGGCGTATGAAGGCGCAAGCCCATCTGACCGCGCTTTCGGCTCCCCTTGGCGTGAAAAAGGCCAGCCAGCCAAATGCAGGTCCGGTTCCCTATACGGATTCCGGTTCTGCCCCTGGTAAATCTTCCATGCCTATGCCCGTCGATCCGTATGGTGTTCGGGAAAGCTCCTATGACCCGAATGCGGACAAGGACAAAGAGGCATTCTTTGATCGGGCCGGGAAAGATACAAGCTGGATTTTGCCTCACCCGCGCATGGCCGGGCAAAAGTATGAAGTCAAAACAGGCGCGGTGATTCCCAGTGTCATGGTGACGGGCATCAATTCTGATCTGCCCGGCAACATCATTGCCCAAGTGTCGCAAAACGTCTTTGATTCGGCCACGGGCAATCACTTACTGCTGCCCCAAGGGGCAAAGCTCTTCGGCGTGTACGATTCCCGCGTGATCTATGGACAGGAACGGGTCCTGGTCGCCTGGAATCGCGTGATGTTCCCTGATGGCTCGGCTGTTACCCTTGGAGCCATGCCCGGTTCGGATATGGCGGGCAACGCCGGATACACAGATGAGGTGAACAACCATTATTTCCGCATTTTCGGTTCCGCAGTGTTGATGAGCATGATGTCTGGTGGCATGGCTTTTACAATGGATTCGTTGGATAATAGTGCTTCTAACAGGGACAAGCCAACTCTCCAGAATGAAATGGGTTCCGCACTAGCCGCGCAACTTGGACAGACCACGCTCCAACTCCTGCAAAAGAATCTGAACATCAAGCCCTCACTAGAAATCCGACCAGGCTACCAGTTTAACGTCATCGTCACCAAAGATATGGTATTTGAGCGGCCTTATCGACCTCAGAGATGATCATTTCTTCCTGTTGTCGATGTCTCTGGCTACGCGTCATCCGACGGACTCTACACATAAAATTTTATATGCTAAGTACCAGTTTGGGTAGAAGCTTAAATAGTGGGTTTCAAGTCAGTATAAGGAGTTTGTATGAGAGTTCCTCAGAGAAGCATGCTTTTGGCGTCCAGACTAAATCAACGAGCAAAAGAGTTTTTTATTTCTGCTGAATCGTTGAGAGCAAATTTTTCAGCAGTAGTGCACGTTATAGATTATTGTACAGCTTTATCTTTCGAACTAAATCTGAAGTCAATCCTTGCTGTGCGTGGTGTGATTGCAGGTGAAGAAGTGGATAAGGCGCATCGTCATCATGACATAATTAAGTTTTTTAAGGAATGTAATATTGTATTTGAAAATAGTAAGAGTAGTGAACTTGTGGAATATTACAACTTAATTTTAAATGGGATAGGGAGGTACTCCACAACAACAAAAGGGGATAGAGGAAAGCTTGATGCCGCATTATCTGGGATGTATAAAAAAATACCTAATTTTTTTAATACGCCAGAAAAAAACTGTATATATGAAATAAATCCAGAAAGTGGTATAGTTGACGATAGTTATAAGAAAATTTGGAACACACTCGATAATATTTTTAGGACAGAATATATTGCAGCCCAAGAAGGTTTAACGTCCTAGTCATCCTTATTGATTGCGGGCTATGTGCTCCAACCCCGCGCCGCTTGACGGCCTCCACAAGAGGACGTCATGTGCGCGAAAAAAGTTCAATACGGTTTGAGGGAGAAATCCCCTCAAAAAACGCCGCTACGCTGGCTGTATCTGCCGTTCATACTGCTGCTCGGTATTGGCAACATGGTTCTGGCGACTCAGCGCATAGCGGCGTTTTTTGGGTATCAGGCCGCTCTCGGCCAGCCGTGGGGAGTCGCCTTTGGCCTTCTGTGGTATGCCCCGTGGTCGGTCTTTGCCTGGCAAGAGCGGCTTGGGGCAAGCGATTCCAACGGTTTTATTGATCAGGCCATTGCCCACAGCCAGGCTCTTTTCCTGCTTCCTCAATTCGTCATCATTGGCGTCTGGCTCTGTTTTCAGAAAAAATTGCGATCTAATGCCAATCTGCATGGCTCGGCGCGGTGGGCGGAAGAGCGCGAAATCCGCACAATGGGCTACTTTGATGGCAAGGGCGTTTATGTAGGCGGCTGGCTGAAAAAATATGCCGGGGTCGCACTCCTACTGCGAAAGCTCAAATCCCGGCCCGAAGAAACACAGCTCTACCTCCGGCACAACGGCCCGGAACACCTCATAGTCTTTGCGCCTACACGTTCGGGCAAGGGGGTGGGCCTGATTCTGCCCACACTCCTGGCCTGGGAAGGCTCCAGCATCGTTCTTGATATTAAAGGCGAAAACTGGGCTTTAACTGCCGGGTGGCGCAAATCCCAAGATCAGATCGTTTTGCGTTTCGACCCCTCCGATCCTTCCGGCGCGTCGGCCCGCTTCAATCCCCTGGAAGAACTCCGCCTCGATACGCTGCTGGCGATACCGGACGTGCAGAATATGGCTGCCATGCTGGTTGACCCCACTGGCAAGGGGCTGGAAGACCATTGGAGCAAGGCGGCTTTCGCCATGCTCGGTGGGGCGATTCTGCATTGCTGCATTATGACCCGTCACGCCCAAAAGCGGACGGCAACCCTCTATGATCTCTCCTGCATGTTGGCGGACGAGAGCCGCACCATTCAAGACCTGTTCAAAGAAATGGTGGAAACGGATCACGCCGTGCTGCTTCAGGAGATATTCCCCGGCGCTGAAAGCGGTGACAAAGCGCATATCTTTATCGCCAGTTCCGCCAGAGAGCTGTTGAATAAGGCGGAAAACGAAGCCAGCGGCGTGGTTTCCACGGCTTTGACCAATCTTGCGCTCTACCGCGATCCGGTGGTGGCTCTGAACACCGCTTCTTGCGATTTTCTTATCCATGACCTGATGAACCATGAAAAGCCGGTGAATCTGTATCTTGTCATATCCCCTGCGGATATTGACCGGATGCGGCCCCTCCTGCGGCTCATGGTGGATATGATTGTGCGCCGTATCTGCGCCAAGATGGAGTTTGCGGACGGCGTAAGTGTGGCCGGGTACAAACACCGCCTTCTGCTCCTGCTGGACGAGTTCACCAGTCTGGGCAAGCTACCAATCATGGAAAAGGCGTTGGCCTATATCGCCGGATACGGCGGCAAGGTCTACATCATTGTTCAGGACATTACCCAAATGAACGCCGTGTACGGCAAGGATAACGCTCTCATGGCGAACTGCCATGTTCGCATTGCTTACGCCCCCAACACCATTGAAACGGCCAAAATTATTTCCGATATAACTGGCAAAACCACTGTTGTGGAAGAAAAAGTTTCTCTCTCCGGTTCAAGAACCGGGCATATGAAAAACGCCTCGGTCAACGTCTCCGAAACGGCCCGGCCCCTGCTCACGCCTGACGAGTGCATGAGGCTCCCCGGCCCGGAGAAGGATTCACTGGGCAAGGTGGTCAAACCCGGCGATATGCTGATTTTCACCACCGGGCAGTCGCCTATCTACGGTCGGCAAATTCTCTTTTTCTTCGATCCGGTTTTCTCGGCTCGCGCAAAAATCCCCGTTCCCGGCCTGACACCTCAATACCAAAGCGGGGTATCGGATTCCATTTATGCGCCGCGTCCTGCGGCGTGGTATGCCGCAACGCCAGCTCCCGCCGCAATCTCTGAAAAGAAAGAGGCTTCCAGTGAGCAGTATTTCGTTGAGTAGCGTGCTGCGGCGGGCGCTGTTCGCCGTGATCGGACTGGCTCTGACCCTCGTCCTGTTTTTTTGTGCGGGCCTGCGCTTCAACCCCACACCGTCTTTGCCCAAGGGCATCTATTGCCTTGTTTCCGAAGCTCCAACAAAAAATAATCTGGTGAGTTTTTGCTTGGAAGGCGAGTTCGCGGAATTGGCTTTGGAGCGCGGCTATCTGGAACCTGGTTCCTGTCCCTCCGGGCTGCGGCCTTTGCTCAAACGTCTGGCCGCGCTGCCGGGCGACTTTGTTGATCCTTCCGCATTCCCGATCCGCGCCGTGGACAGTCAGGGACGGCCCATGCCGTCGGCTCTGCTTCCGTGGATGTCGGGTGTCGTGCCTTCCGGCATGGCGTTGGTGCTGGCCGATCATCCCGGCAGTTTCGACAGCCGCTATTTCGGGTTCGTTCCGCTGGAAAGCCTCCAATGGGTCGAACCTGTTTTTGTTTTTACCCCAAAAGGAAATTGACCATGCAAGACAAAGAATATTTACGCGCTGCGGCAAAAGTCATTGCGCGGCAGATTGAAGGCAATGTCGTAATTTACGGTGTCCCGCTTGACCCTGACGTTGCGGACTATATGGGGGCTTTCCCTGAAGAGGCCATCACGCTGGCTGACATGGTGGAAGACGGCCTTCTGACGGTCACCGATTCCGGGGAGGTGGTCTATGTCGGCTAACACCAAAACCGGCACTCAGAAGCCGCAGAAGCCGAAGCGTCCCCCGTTCCATGAAGAGTTTGCCAGCAAAATCATTGAACGCCTCCAGCAAGGCACAGCCCCGTGGCAAGTTCCCTGGACGCCGGGGAAAGTCTCTCTGGTTCCCCACAATCCCGCCTCCGGCACTGTGTACCGGGGCATGAACCGGGTGCATCTGGCGCTTTCCGGCTATGACGATCCGCGCTGGATGACGCTGAAACAGGCCAATGACAACGGTTACAGCATTTTGCCCGGCAGCAAGGCCACACCGGTGGTCTATTTTCAGTTCACCGAAGAAAAAGACAAGCTGGATAAAGAGGGTAAGCCCGTCCTTAATGCCGACGGCAAGCCGGAAAAAGAAAAGGTGGAATTGGATAAACCCATTGTCCGTTTCGCCCACGTGTTCAATGCCGAACAGGTTGACGGCATTCCTCCGCTCCAGCTCACGGATAAAGCCTATGAGTGGGAACCCATTGAAAAGGCGGAAAACATCCTTGCCGCTTCCGGCGCGATCATAAAACACGATCAGAGCAACCGGGCCTTTTATCGGCGTATGGAAGACGCCATTCATCTGCCGCCCAAGGAAAACTTTGACGCGCCGGATAAATACTATGCAACGGCCTTGCACGAGTTGGGCCACTGGACAGGTGAAGAAAACCGTCTGAACCGTGAGTTTGGCCCCTTGGGTTCGGAAACATATGCGCGGGAAGAGCTGCGGGCGGAAATCGCCTCGTGGATGCTCGGACAGGAAATCGGCATCGGCCACGATCCCGGCCAACATGCCGCCTATGTGCAGTCATGGATTCAAGCCCTGAAAGAAGACCCCTATGAAGTTGTGCGAGCTTGCCGGGACGCGGAAAAAATCA
It encodes:
- the traF gene encoding conjugative transfer signal peptidase TraF; the protein is MSSISLSSVLRRALFAVIGLALTLVLFFCAGLRFNPTPSLPKGIYCLVSEAPTKNNLVSFCLEGEFAELALERGYLEPGSCPSGLRPLLKRLAALPGDFVDPSAFPIRAVDSQGRPMPSALLPWMSGVVPSGMALVLADHPGSFDSRYFGFVPLESLQWVEPVFVFTPKGN
- a CDS encoding type IV secretory system conjugative DNA transfer family protein produces the protein MCAKKVQYGLREKSPQKTPLRWLYLPFILLLGIGNMVLATQRIAAFFGYQAALGQPWGVAFGLLWYAPWSVFAWQERLGASDSNGFIDQAIAHSQALFLLPQFVIIGVWLCFQKKLRSNANLHGSARWAEEREIRTMGYFDGKGVYVGGWLKKYAGVALLLRKLKSRPEETQLYLRHNGPEHLIVFAPTRSGKGVGLILPTLLAWEGSSIVLDIKGENWALTAGWRKSQDQIVLRFDPSDPSGASARFNPLEELRLDTLLAIPDVQNMAAMLVDPTGKGLEDHWSKAAFAMLGGAILHCCIMTRHAQKRTATLYDLSCMLADESRTIQDLFKEMVETDHAVLLQEIFPGAESGDKAHIFIASSARELLNKAENEASGVVSTALTNLALYRDPVVALNTASCDFLIHDLMNHEKPVNLYLVISPADIDRMRPLLRLMVDMIVRRICAKMEFADGVSVAGYKHRLLLLLDEFTSLGKLPIMEKALAYIAGYGGKVYIIVQDITQMNAVYGKDNALMANCHVRIAYAPNTIETAKIISDITGKTTVVEEKVSLSGSRTGHMKNASVNVSETARPLLTPDECMRLPGPEKDSLGKVVKPGDMLIFTTGQSPIYGRQILFFFDPVFSARAKIPVPGLTPQYQSGVSDSIYAPRPAAWYAATPAPAAISEKKEASSEQYFVE
- a CDS encoding TrbI/VirB10 family protein gives rise to the protein MSATSPNSLEPTKTINAARMSKWPLYAVLLAGLLLFGILVYSVNFAHNQEEEQGGTPKVDIKEEEKPLLMGEGRGLALAPPAGSPAVMQPDRPTQNVASREPLIVVQSDKGQSDNYRQELENLRRMKAQAHLTALSAPLGVKKASQPNAGPVPYTDSGSAPGKSSMPMPVDPYGVRESSYDPNADKDKEAFFDRAGKDTSWILPHPRMAGQKYEVKTGAVIPSVMVTGINSDLPGNIIAQVSQNVFDSATGNHLLLPQGAKLFGVYDSRVIYGQERVLVAWNRVMFPDGSAVTLGAMPGSDMAGNAGYTDEVNNHYFRIFGSAVLMSMMSGGMAFTMDSLDNSASNRDKPTLQNEMGSALAAQLGQTTLQLLQKNLNIKPSLEIRPGYQFNVIVTKDMVFERPYRPQR